The genomic window GTGTTTCACTTTCTATTTTTGCTAGAGGCTTCTAGGATGCTGAAATCCCATCTCTTGCCTGGTCCCAACCTGGGTTTGTCTCCTGATTTTAGTATGGGCTTTCTTTTCTAAGTGCTGCCACAGAGCCTCCTCCTTAAGTGAGCGTGGAGCTACACAACCTAGAGGGACTCAGAGTGGTCTCTGCCTTTAGGGGCACATGGTGAGGTACAGGTGGAAGCACTGCTGCTTGACAGGCACTCTCCTTCAAGGACTGCCACGAGTAAGTGAAAGGAGCGTTTTTGCCCTTTTTCTCCACCCTCAAGCCCCTGCCACACTGTAACTCTCATGAGCCAGGGCTTCTGGCTTCCTCTGGGCTAAGCGCCTCAGCGAGTGTGGCTTGAAGACATCTTACTGCTGAAAAGCATGAAGATGCTGTACACCCCTCCCCATCCACACCTCACCCCCTTATCCTCCacctctttcttccccttccccccgcTCCTTCCTGGGATTAAaccctcacacctgcaaggccagAGTTTCACTGCTGAGCTACCTTCCATGTCTGCTACAGATCTTCTGAAGGGTATTTGAGCAAAAGGCCATGTTCAGAAGCTCAGGCCCACTAGGGAGGAAGCTTTCTTTTAGGGATGCAGTGACTGGTTTGGAGATGAGGACTTTCCAGACAGGAACATTAGCAAGGAGTGCAGACAGGTAAACAGAAGAGTATTAGTTCATGTGAGCAAAGTCTCAGATAGATCCTGGGCTTTTGACTGCCAAGTCACCTGTGATTTGACATGGGAGAGAGGAATCATGGTCGAGGGAAGTGGGATGGGGAAGGTGTGAGAAGGGTGGATTTGTCCGTGTCTTACCAAGGTGACCGCAGTCAACCAGGGGCCTTCCACTCTCAGCTGAGCTTCAAGAGACACGGTTTGAACTGTGCATACGTAAACTCTTTTACGAGGCTGGGATAATAGCACCCCTCTATTTTAAGAGTCCTACTCTGCACAGACTGGGCAGACAAAGTCTTGTATttgcttgtaaaaaaaaaaacaaacgtaTTTTGGAAACGACTATGCTCTCATGGAATATCAACGTTCATTCTAAAATCTGGGGCAGACCACTTACTCCACATGAACTTTAATGTGAGGATGATGGGGACAGTATCCATCCGACCTCGGGTTCACAAGATCCCTGCAGAACCAACCGAAGATAGAGAAAGCAGGATGTGACCCGGGCCAGGTGTCCCAGACTCGTACACCGCGTGGCTCACAGCTCTGCGCTCTCTTCCACAGTTGATCCAGATGTGTTCTTCTGGGGATGACAAGATTGCCTACTTCAACTTCCTGCGTGCTTTCTCAGACTGACCGGGCAGATGCGGTCTTTGAGGTTGGACCTACCCTTTGAAATCTTGTACCCTGTACTCTTAGAGAGGCTCCTggaatcatttctttttcctatttttagaGGTACATACCTACTATACCTGCCTGTTAAAGTCTAAATTAAATTGGATCTTGTAGGAGCTAAGATTGATGGCTTATtaagggaggtggggtgggggtggggacagggtaggggtgtGAGGTTCTGTTTCCTGGTGTGCCCTGATAGATGTTGGCCCAGCATTCCTCTGGGTTTTTGTGACAGTGTCTCTGGCAAGATGAATGCTGGACTGTGTAGACTGAGGCAGGCACACTGCCCTTCCTGGCATATGGGCCCCATGGGAGGCCCGAACAGAACCCAGCTGCTGACCCCTGGGAGAGCAAGACTCCTCCTGCTTGCCGTCAACACCAGCTTTGTTCTGCCTGCAGAGTCAGACTGGGACATGGGCTGGAAAGGCTGGCTCCTCTCTGCTGGCCACCTTTGCCCTACAAGCTCTCGAGGAGCATTTCCCACCGAGgcctccaggctctgccattgcaTGTCCTGGAGCAGCTCTGGCAGGCGCCCCCTCACTTTCTCAGCAGGGCCTCTCTGGCTTCCACCTGACGTGTCCCCGTCGCTCACCTATCTGCACAGTCAGGCAGTGCGACTAACCCTCCTCTCCATGAGATTTTGTCAAGTGAAACTCAGACCCTCAAGTCATGTGCTTGCAATACTCCCAGTGACACGCACAGGCAAGTAGGCAAGTGTGCTTAAGTGTGCAGACTTATGGGCTGTAGTGACCGTACGgaggggagggtacttgccttgcatgtgaccgactgggctcagtccctggcactgcatccctgagtcctgacaggagcgacccctgagcactacctggaatGGCCTGGAAGTCAAAAACCAAAGTAGAACTGCTCCAGGGCACAGACAGCGCCTTCCACAGAATCTGTACTCTTGAACAGGGTGAGCACTCAAAGGGCTAGCACACAAGCTTGGAGAGCAGGAGGTCCAGGCAGGCAAGATAcggtttccctgagcaccccagaagtGACTTTGTGTGACTTTTctgacccaaccccccccaaaagaaaaaccattatctctggggtcagagtgatagtacagtgagtagggtgctgcttgtacatggctgacctggtttcgatccatggaatcccatatggttccccgaacaccatcaggagtaattcctgagtgcagagccgggagtaatgcttgagcatcactggtgtgacccccgcccccacaaaaaaaaaaaatctcacccattttctcCACTAatttctccttccctgcctcccaggGCAGTTGGCAAAGGTACCTTTTAAGTTAGTCTTAGGTGGATCTGTGTGTCACCCACAGCTTACAGAGGAGACCCTTAGCACATTCAGTCCTAAGCTAAAGAGGAGACAattgggatggggggcagggggagaggggaatcTCACTTCACACTCTCGCACCCTCCCTGACATCTGAGTGCTCACAGCCCTTCTAACCTCAGTTCCGTCGACAATGCTTCTCTTGCCCACCATCATGGGGACCAGGGTGAAAGGTCagccccactgtcactgtcagaaTGTCCCCGGAGTAGCTGTCTGGAGTAAAGGCTGGCATCAGCCATTTAGTTTTCATGCCTCCAAGATGAAGAGGTGGCGGTGGGCCAGCCCAGCACCAGGTATGCGAGCTCTATAGCATAGAATAACTGGTTCTACACGGCAGCAAAGGTCACAATCAGGTACTTCCCTGCCTGCCATGCTGAGGGTAGGGCAGCTATTCCCCCGCACTGGTGCAGCTCCCTGCTGGACGCCACTGCTGTGGGAAGAGAAATGGCCCCTTGGGGTGGGTGCAGAGAACCAAGGCAGAAGGGGAGAATGGCTGTGTCTCTGTGGGGGCACACTAGTGGCTGTGTCTGAGGTGACACAGGGCAGCTGAGCATTTAGGGCAGAGGCAGAGCCAGCCACTACACAGACCCTGGGCCTGAATTCTGGCTGCACCCCCCTGCACTCTGAAAATGCAATCTGGCTAGGGACTAGGAAGCCCAAATCTACAAGCAAGCTTTGAGGATACTGGGGAGCAACAAGTTTGATAAGATTGCTGCAACACATATCTCCAGGGAATCAAGGGTCCCATGGCTGTCTCTTAAATCACCTGCCAGCACAGTATGTGtgagctcattaaaaaaaaattaattttatttgtaccaCAACCTTACTCATTTACTGTTATCCTTCAGTCTCACCATACCactcccacaaaaacaaaagaaaaaaaaagcaagccgGAAAAGCCCCCAGACTGGACCACAGAAAAGCAACATGAAGACTCAATGCTAGAGACTTCTGGCTTCTTATGGCAGAGGACTGACTGGGACGGGGTCCACACCAGGGCTTTCCCTCATCCCACTCCCCACAACCCAGGGGAGCTTTCCTCAGCTCCTGTCGCCGTGCTTCTCTCTGAGCTCTCTGGAAATCACAGCAGACCACTGTGGGCACTGGGGTGGTCTTAGGAGCACCAGCACCCCCACTACTCAGCACCACCCACTCCCACTCAGCAGCTCTTCAGCACCCACACGGAGTTTGTGGTCTTCCCGCACGAACCTAACCCCTTCATCAATCCGAACGACTTAAAGTGGCGCATGCTTCCTTCCTGCAAACTCCACATGACGAAAACTCCTCCATACTGTCATACTTGGTTGTAAAACCCAGCAGATCATGCAGCTTACTGCCCAGCCCCACTGACTCCAGCTGCCTCTCAGCCTTCATTCCCACCTCCTCAAGCACCTGGCCACAGAGAGCAAGTACCTCAGAAGAGATCCAAGCCATGACCTACAGAGTGAAAGACACTGGGGAGGAGAAACGATACTAAAGTCGAGGCCATCTCATTTTTCTAGCAGACACAAGTGCAAGCAGGGCTCTGGGAGTGTGGCTCGGTGATCAGTGCCTGCCTGGCAGGTGTCAGGCTGCACGTTCAACTCCTAGCATGGAGCCCAGGCTGCCTAGTGACATCCTGGTGCCATGGGCATTGGTGGTCTCCATCCTCTGCCACAGAGAGTGCCTGTCCCCAGACAGCAACAAGGATAGGAAAGGGACAGGGTCAGGGAAGGACTAGTGCTGACatcccaatataaaagaaataaggaattAGACCAGAGAAAATTCGATGGGTAACTCTGTGCcttttattcagttatttcaaaaatatctgttgctcatttgtttcaaaatgtacattaaaaaaaaatccatacaaaACTGCAATTTGTTTTTAACCAGACAGACACAGTGAAAAACAGATTCTGCAAAAAGTTCACTGAAGGTAAAAAggtccccctccccgccgcggAAGAAAACACAACCCTTTTGCATGAAGGCATAAATACGGCAGGTACAAATGTTCCTTGAGTTCCTTGTTGAAATTTGGTCCATAACATGAACAGGCTAACGTAGAAAAACCCAAAGAGTTTGTCCACATTTGCATTATGCGTTGCTCAGGGCACCAGCAGCCTCAGCTCTCCCTCCAGATGTTTTATTAAACAAGAGGAACTGAAAAATGAGGTTTATCATCAGCACATAAACACTCGACTCTGTACCCAAGGGTGAGGGGGTACCTACACCGCAGCCAGATGCTTTCCCGTGAGCAGGGCTTGTCCGGAGCCCGGCGGGTTCTCAGTCAGTCTGCACCCCTTTTTCCGGCCGAGCGCCTCGGGCTTCAGTCCCAGACAGAGACTGATTAATGCCCTGCCACGGGGATGGTATTTTCCTTTTCAACAGATTaaaatacagatacagatatatatggaCTTCTAAGTTGACGCTACATGTTctaccagagtgccccaaaacccCTGGGCTCAGGGGAAGACGGTGACACTGGGAAGTGGCTGACCTTACTTCTGTGGGGGATGTTGACCCTccgccctctgcccctccctcccccagctgccGGCCCCTGGAAGGGACCAGAAGGTGGGGAGGAAAGACAAGCCCACCAGCTGGGAGTTATTGCACAACCCGGAAGAGCAGGAAACAGGCAGGCGAGTGGGTGAGGGGAGGCAGCACAGCGACAGACAGGAGACGCAGTCAGAAACCCAGGTTCTGCAGAGACTTACCCAGGGATGGGTGTGGGCACAAACTGGGGCGGGCCTGACCCGGAAGGGAAAAATCAACACCTTTAGCAAGTCCactcagagtggggtggggtggggtgggaagcaaAGCAGAGAGGAAGTGATGATAGCAAGGCGGCCGGCCTTTGCTGCTTTGCACTCTGGAGGGCCCTGGAACAGTGAGGCTCAGCGGGCAGCGTCCCAGAACCCAGGTGGAAGAGGAAGATGCCAGAGCCCCATGGCCCTCAGGGAGCAGGAGGCTGAGAAAGAGGAGGCCCAATGGCCTCAACCCTTGTCTTTCAGACACAGAACTGAAGTAGGGTCTGGGACAAACAGTCCTGGAGCACTGGCCGCTGGACACAAGACAAGCAAGACTGGAAGATCACAGGCAAGTAAGGCACTTCTGACATACACACAAGGCTCTGTGCACCAGCACAAACTGTCCAGGCCTCGCTCCCCCTCCGACCCCATCCCAGGCAAGCTAAGCCTCTGCAGGAAGCTCGAGGTCACGCCAGCCTTCCCGGCTGCATGCGCTCTGCAAGCTACCTGGAATCAGAATCAAAATCGGGCTCCAGGGACTCGAGTTTTCGGTTGtggacctgggggtggggtgcatgcTTAGCCTCTACCTCTAGAGAAAGAGCACTGGGTTCTGAGGCAGAAGGAACCCCAGAGGCACATAACCCAGCCCTGGATCCGGGAGGTTTGAGGGCTTAGGGACTCCAGTCGAGAAGCACTCACGGAGGTGCCACAGGCCATTGCAGTGTCCGAGGGGCTGGCACATTCCGCCTCAGACCCTGACACATGAAAAGTTGGCCCCAACTGAATAggcctggctctggcccctggccctgtCTGCTCCCTCCCCTCAGAAGGCAACACTGCTGCTCTCGGAACCTGTACGACAAAATCAGTAACGTTCACATCACCGAGCCGCCAAGGAAGGACCAGGACGCAGGACCGTTCCGTCCTGCCCAACACACCCCACACCCGCTGCGCTTCTCCACAGTGTGCGCAAGGGGGATGTGGTGAGACGCAGCGGCTGCTGAGGTAGACGAGCGTCTGGTCTGCTCTTATGGGAGGCCCGGAGCTGACAATAGCTGGGCACctggggagcaggagcaggggcCATGCTGGGCTGGCCGGCCCAGCAGACTCACAGGAATGCAAGGAGCTGTGCTGCTGCAGCCCTGGCACCAAGCGCCCAGCCAGCCTGCCAGGCCTTGGCCTTTGCTTTGAAAGAAACGTGCCAAGGGTGCTGGTGGAGGACGTCTACTCTGACCCCCTTCCCACCTTGCTCACGGATCAAAGCCGGGCTGCTGAGACGGGAGCCCCACACATGGCCTTGGGCTCACACAGCAAAGGTGGCTGCACTCGGGCATCGCAGAACCAGCCCTGTTCTTCAGAAAACGgagtggcaggggcgggggggcacagCTGGGCATGCTGAGAGTAGCAGATTTAGGGACGGTGATGCCATGTGATCTGTCAGCAGGCACCTGCGCACGGGATAAGAGCAGCTGCCCCCCGCAGGCCCCTGCCACacgggctggggggaggagggctacTCTAGGGAGCATCCACGGGGCCTCCCTGCCATCAGCAGTTACAGGCACAGGCAGGGGACAGGACAGAAATGGCCAGCCGATGGACTCCGAGTCAGTTTTCCTGGGTTGCTCCAAGCCACCCTTTGCCTGGTGTTCCGTGGCAGGGCACCGTCAGGGAAGGGGTAGGCAGGTGGATGGGAGAAATGCGTGTTTCTCAGAATCTACATCTGCTCGGCGCATGCAGCCTTATCCTGGACAGAGAAGACAACATCTACAAGGACCAGCTGGTAAATGAACATTTTATCTCTGATGCAAGGGGTGTGGAGAAGGGGAGCTGCCTTGACGAAAAGCCCCATCTCCCCCTTGGTGGGTGAGCATCCTGGGTTTGGTTTCCGCTGTGATGTCGGGACGAAGACCAGCCCGTGAAGGACACGACAGTCCCTGTGCCACCTAGATGTGCGGCCTCCCACCTGGCACAGCTCAGCTCGTAGTTCGGGCCTTGGAAAACCAAGCGTCTGCTTCTTGAAGTCCTCGCAAGGCACTGAAAGGACGTGGAGGCCTTGTCTTTGGGTGGAGGGGATCAGGGAGTGTCGCCCGCTGCTGCCCAACAGAGGGCACACGTCGCCGACACTCTGGATGAGAACCACTGATGCAGTGGGGCCACAGATGCGTAAGTGAGACCAGAGGCTCAGACGACACCTCCCTGGGGCCAGGGGATGGGCCACGAGGGACTGGAGGTTCCCAGAACGAGCCCGGAGGCTGGGCCTGTGCTCCCAGGCCAGTCTATCAGCAGCCGTGGGGGTTGCTGTTGGATGCTGGTGCACGGCCCAAGAGGGCCCAGgctgcccctccacccctgctgcCCTGTCGGGAACAGCCTGCTGCTTGCTCCGCTCTGCTCTTGCTCCGGAGTGGGAAACGCCTGCCCCCCTTCATCGTGGCCCCGCAGGATGACAGCTGACAGACCCCTGATCCCTGGGCTGCTCCCGGCGCCTCCGTGACTCAGGGCCACCAGATTCAGCGCTGTCCTCCGGGGCCAGGTGGACATATCCCAGAGCGCAATGCCTGGGCTGTCACAGCCCACAGTGCCCCGCTGACCAGGCAGAACTGGATTCTGGCGTCTCGTCTCATCAGTTCATCAGCACCTAGGAGACGACGACGGCAACAGCGAGCCCAGGAGGGGCTCCTTGGCACTCGGCTTCCAGACCAAGACGGGGCTCGGCACCAACCTGGTGTCAGGGGGCCTGGACTGCAAGCTTGGCTCCCTGTCAGCGCCCGATCACACACAGGGAAGCTGCAGCCCGGCAAAACTTGGCAAGTGAAAGGAGAAAAAGCAGCAGccgtggtggaggaggaggacgagaaggaggaggaggaggaggaggaggcatcAAGGAGCCACAGGGACGAGGGAGggcatggggggctggagggagaggaggagggagagtttTGGTTTTACTGAAAACATCTGAtggcagaagaggagagagtcaaaaaaatagaataaaaggaaaaaaccgATCCAAGACGGGTTTCTGCTGTTTGGGATGGAGCCGCAGGGGCAGGAAGTGGCTGCAGCGAGCAGGGCAGGCCTCCCAGCTTCCCCCCGGGACCCCGAGAGGATTCCGGCTCTCCACACTTTGGCCTTAAGGAGACTTGAGTTTCTTAGTCCGTGGGGAGGTGCCGTTCTCTGCCTTCACCACTCCGTTTTCATGGTAACCTGAgtgaagggagacagagagggtgtTCTGGGGATGCCGGCGCCCAGGGAGGCCTGGGGACACGTGGCATTAGCTGCCACAGCACACGGGAGCCAGCCTGGGAGGGGCCCAGAGGACTCGGCCCAGAAACAGGCGCCAGCTGCCCAGGCCGGAAGCTGCGGCCGGTGCCTCCCCAAATCGCCTGAATGGCGAGGCGTCCTGGGCTGCTTTCAGCACCCCTGCAGGCCACCACACCCAGAAAGGCAGGCCagagggccaggggccaggggccagggagagtgcCCAGACAAGGCCTTGCTCGGAGGCCTGACTCTCTGGCAGGAGAAGAGTCTGCCTTGAGGCTGTCAGGAGCACCCACAGGCGATGCCCTGGGGGCAGAGATCCAGCAcactctgtccccctccccctccccagggcctgctgCAGGGCAGACCCAGCCGCACACGGGGCCACTTGCATCCTCCCGGAGCCCTGGCCCTGTGGCCGTGTCTGCAGAGAGGCAGGTGAGCCAGGAGACAGCTCCCAAGCTGGCAGCACCCCAGCGCCTGGCGGCGGGGTGCCCGGCCACTGCCAGAGAAGTGGGTGTCCCTTGCCTGCAGCCCAGGGAGTGTTCACGGTGCTGTACCCCAACTCACTCCTGAGGCAGGAGCCAGGGGCTGGGACACCGCCCAAGAGGGCAGGCAAGTACGGGGCCTGCTGCCCACAGAGCTCCCCACCCGCCGCTGCCCTTCCTGAGCATGGCCGCGGCATCTCCCCTGCTTCTGCTGGCCCACACCCAGCCACGTGCCGGGCAGGCCCAGGCGCCCACAGAGTCGGGCTGAGGAGTGGCAGAGCGAGCCCAGGGAACAGCCCACGGCCTGCCCGCCGGCCCTGGCACACACCTGATTCCCTCTTGAGGAGTCTGGCAGGGAGTCGGGGGGCGACGGGCACTCTCCGCTTGGCGCTCTGTTCGTTCCAGTATTCGCGCCAGTGTCGCAGCTGCGAGTGGATGAAGCGCCACATGAGCCAGGCCTGGGCGGCGCACACCAGCAGCAGCACGCAGAGCCTGCAGGGGGGAAGAGAGCCCAAGGCTGAGGGCGCCCAGGGATGCTCCGCTCCAGCTGCCCAGCCTCCCGCAGGCGCACCCTGGTTCCAGTCTCCCTGAATGCCCCCACTGCCTGGTGGGGCCGGCTCTGTGCTGGAAGgccaatgtggtcccctgaggtgGCCTCGGGGATGAGGCTACGTGAACGGCTTCTCGGCAAGTGTCACTGAAAAGCCCGGGGCCGGGCTGAGTGTCTGAGGCCTGCAGGtcagtcccagcactgccccagTGTGGGACCCCCACAATTCTGGAAGAAAACAGATCGCCCGCCTGCGCAGGCCTCCGGGTCCCCCAGGATAGCGGCTGTGAAGCACGTGTCCCCCCAGAGGCTGGGCATGAGGGGCGCGCACACCACGCAGATGATGTGGCCTGCCCTGAGCCGCAGGAGGGCTCCCCTCCGGCCTGGGCGCCTGACAGATGGGCGGCTGGCCCAAAAGAGAGGTGACCCCACAGCTCACAGCGGGGTACAGTGTGTGGTGGGCTAGGGTCACTGCTAGTGACCTCCTGTGGACATCAGGTCAAATCCGGGCGCCCTGACCCAGTCCCTAGCACTCCTGCCCGAACTCACCTACACAGCAAGGTGTTGAAATTCCCTTTTTCGGGGTCAAAGGCCTGGTTCTCCATCCGCGCCAGTCCGAAGCCTATGGCCAGCACGGCGAGGGTGAGGATGAAGAGGCGAGTGACCCCAAACACAGCAGCCCAGGCGCTGAACCTGCTTGCGGGGGCGGGACAGGGATGGCGGCCCTTAGGGCTTCTGCAGTGACCCGCACCCACTTCTCCAGAAGTGGCCgcaggcaggcagagggtggcCCAGGAGGCCGGTGGGGGTGGAGACGTCTGGCACGTGCAGCTCCAGGAAGGAAACAACTTGTGGTGCTGCCTGCGGGGCGCATCCCTCCCTCCGCCCTGCGCCCCCCACTTCCCCCTGCACGGCCACTCACAGCCTCTCGTTGTTCTCATCTGCAAAGTAGAAGAGCCGGGCCGTGTGGAAGAGGAACTCAGTGGAGtactgcagcagcagcaggatgAGGCCCAGGCGGCTGAGGCTGCCGAGAAGGGGGCGAGCGTCAGTCTCCCCACCGTGCACCTGCTcccgctccccacccctctcAAGGGGGACGCTTCGGGCTCAGCAGCACTGTCCAGCCTTTAAGCATCTTTCCTGACAGGCTGGGCGGGTAGCTCAATGGGTAGGGCGCAGGCTGTGCATGCCATTCCATTCCCAAGCTTCTCCGGGGAAGAGTGGCTGCAGTGTGGCTCCCTCCCGAACAAGTGGCCAGAGAGATTTCCTGACGCTCACAGCCTGGCCTGGCTCCTGTGCTGCCTGGGCGAGCCTGAGGAAATGCTTCTCAGCCCCCGTCACCAGACAcccctgcccagctgcccagctCTAAGCAGAGATGCATGAGGGCTTTCCTGCCAGCGAACGCTTCCGGGGCCACGCCTCGCAGCCGCTGCCACCTAAGGCAGCCGAAGCTGGGCCCCGACTCACAGTCACTCGCACTGAGAGCCCCAGTCCGGGGCAGGCCTGATAGTACCTGCCACTGGTGAGCGCTGCCACTCAGACACAGCGAGACAAGCCTGCGAGGTGGCAGCAGGGGCCCGACAAATGCGCAGGACGTGGACAAGTCCCTCAGAGCAGGCAGTGAGCTCCCTCGGCAGTGCTAAGCAGGGACAGGGCTGATCCAACGCCCAGATTGccggaagccacacccagctcacTGGGATGACGGCGGGCACCCAGGAGagccagagcagggagggagactgcCTAATCTTTGCTCAGCCTGGTGAGCACGCTCAGACTCTTCTGTGACCCGTTGCAATCTTGTTCTGGTCTTCAACCCCCCTGGGCTCCTGGCCCCACTGGCCTCAGGGCCTTTGTACCTGCTGCTCTGCTGGCTGGAACAGGCTCTTGTTCTTCCTGTGTCTGGCCTGCTTACTTCTCAGGCCTCCCTTACCTCAGCTGAGGCACCACCACTGCTCTACAATTCGCCCTGCTTTACTTTCCTCAGCTCCCCCTCTGAGGGTCTGCCATGCCAGAGGGATggcccaggagggcagggcctgTCTTTGCTACAGCTCCTGGAGGCCGCTGCCGAGGCTCCCCTGCATGCACCTGGCGTGACCAAATGCCTTCAGAACCAAACCACATCGACCGCCCCCCATAAGAACATCAGCCACCTGCACGAGAAGGTCTCTCCCACTCAGGACCCCCTCCGGCCAAGGCTGGCTCTCGCTGTTCCCCACACTCACTACTCCTGAAGCCCCCACAGGGACACAGGAAGGGAGGTCGAGCCCCTCAGGGTAAGCCATCCCTGctggggggcagggtgtgggcaATCTGCTCCCCACCCGCTCGGGGCCTGTCTTCGTCCAAGCAAGAATTCacgggcttggggctggagacacaggagagtggggagggcgttttccttgtatgtggccgaccagggtttgatccccggcatcccatatggccccccaaacaccgccaggagcgatccctgagtgcagagccaggagtaacccctgagcaccggcggtgtggcccccaaacaaataaaaaacattcacAGGCTCACCCGGGGTCTGACCCCTCATTTCAGAGAGGGAGGAAATGTCTCAAAGGCTGCTCGCAGCTCTGGGGGACAGAAGGGGTACAGCGGTGGGAGGGTCTGCAGAATACCAGGCAGTGGAAGCTCTCCTGGCAGGGGTCTACCTGGGCCTTCTGGGTGTCGCATCCCAACCCCCAACGCCCGCCCCAATGTGGCAGGACCAACTTCTCGCTCGCCTTTTGTTCGGGACACCTGAGGAGAGCCAGCACCTGCAGCCTCAGCCCTCGCAGACTACTGGGAGATGCTCCATGCCTGAGGACTCCGGGGAGCTGCCCGGACACCCTGAGGGCATCCTCACAGGATGCTGCTCTGGGCACCCAGGAGGTGAGGACTCAGGTTCTCCAGGCGGAACCTCATCCCTCGTCCGGAGAAACTGCAAGGCACGCCTGACGGCATGAACTAAGGCTCCAGATAAGTCTAAGGTTCAGAGTCACTGGTCTGCACCAGCACCATCCTCTGACTTCACCCAACAGCCAACTCCTCTCCCTCCCCGACCAGTCCCAGAGAAGGGGAGCCTGGGCCTCGGGCTCCGGCACCTTCCAGTGCCTCCCCCAGCTCAGTCCCTGGGATGTCCACCCTCCCTGGGGCCGGCGAGAAGGGAATCTTCCCTCACTCATCACTCTACACCCAGGCCTCCGCCTGGTCCAAGCACACAGAAGCATCAGATGAGGGCTGTGGTGGCAGGCGTGGGGCAGAAGGCTGGGGCCAAGGGAGCCGGGGGACCCGGGGTCAAACTCACTTCAAGAGGTACGCTCCGGCGATGTGGACCAGGTACAGGCAGATGTACTGCAGCTGGCGGGGGATCTCCTCCTGCAAAGGAGAGCGGCGGGCTGTGGGGTCGGAGACACCCTCACCCCAGAAGACGCAGGAAGGGGGCACAGAGGGAGGCTGCACTGCTCCCCACCTCGTGCAGGCCTGGCTGGCTGAACCTGGAAgtctccacaccccacccccagctgcccagAAGCCTGAGGGCGGGTGCCCCTGGCCAAAGGGCACGatggggcagagggagaagagacaggagTGGGGAACAGGCCTTTGGGATGATGAAGGCCTCTCCATCTGAAAGCCAGGCGAGATGTCCCTGGAGGCCACACTTGGAGTGTGAGAGGTCAGAGGCCAAGCTGGTggcaggccctgggcagggctTGGGCAGGGAGcggtgggcggtgggggggtgggggggttcttcTCCCTCAGACCCCTCTTCCTGCAGGACGTCCAGCACACAGGAAGTTGAGGGGTGAGCACTCACCTTCCGTACCTTCTGGAAGTAGAGCTCGGGGAGCGCGTGCAGCCAGTAGGCGAGCTGGCACAGGTAGAAGAACTTCACCTGGAAGCTGGAGGCAAGGGGCCGTCACACAGGGGCGTGGAGCCTGCGCCAGACACGGCCGTTTCCATGGACACACATGCT from Sorex araneus isolate mSorAra2 chromosome 4, mSorAra2.pri, whole genome shotgun sequence includes these protein-coding regions:
- the TRAM2 gene encoding translocating chain-associated membrane protein 2, translated to MAFRRRTKSYPLFSQEFVIHYHADICFCLVLCVLIGLMFEVTAKTAFLFILPQYNVSVPTADSETVHYHYGPKDLVTVLFYIFITIILHAVVQEYILDKISKRLHLSKVKHSKFNESGQLLVFHLSSVIWCFYVVVTEGYLTNPRSLWEDYPHVYFPFQVKFFYLCQLAYWLHALPELYFQKVRKEEIPRQLQYICLYLVHIAGAYLLNLSRLGLILLLLQYSTEFLFHTARLFYFADENNERLFSAWAAVFGVTRLFILTLAVLAIGFGLARMENQAFDPEKGNFNTLLCRLCVLLLVCAAQAWLMWRFIHSQLRHWREYWNEQSAKRRVPVAPRLPARLLKRESGYHENGVVKAENGTSPRTKKLKSP